One window from the genome of Amycolatopsis sp. NBC_01480 encodes:
- a CDS encoding ATP-grasp domain-containing protein, with amino-acid sequence MNPEVSGPAGPRRAVVLCKWQPVLAGELLGRVRVHVVLDAFDVAHADIDEGLLALAASVHTVSTFNALEELATVAVSIRLQDPEVGRVVSFTEFSQLGAAYLEEVLGLGATVPASVATRDKRLMKQVLAEAGVPTASFTSLPDPSDDAAVVLMAGRLDYPVVVKPAAGFGTMSTYFAQDAEGFLEVCRSFRYEPALSSRQLTVESFIDGEELHVDAYWGSGGPHFLFVSRYFAPRLAVQRGECAQDGGELLSREAHPALYDELELFTRRVVDGLGVTGTMLHLEVFRQADGGIVFSEIATRTGGGWIPGLVGQALGRSIWSVVADLVVDGQTAAPRPVAPCLGVVHLRPDAPGRIVEIPTAEEVLSVPGVFEAHVLQKRSDVLWMQHPSEWVVFAFIGAETADELAALGKEIPALFPIRTVPVAPEEPGPTG; translated from the coding sequence ATGAATCCCGAAGTCAGCGGACCGGCCGGCCCGCGGCGGGCGGTCGTGCTGTGCAAGTGGCAGCCTGTGCTCGCCGGGGAACTGCTCGGACGGGTGCGCGTGCACGTCGTCCTGGACGCCTTCGACGTGGCGCACGCCGACATCGACGAAGGGCTTCTCGCGCTGGCCGCGTCGGTCCACACGGTGAGCACGTTTAACGCGCTCGAAGAACTCGCCACCGTGGCCGTGTCGATCCGGCTCCAGGACCCAGAAGTCGGCCGGGTGGTGAGCTTCACCGAGTTCTCCCAGCTCGGCGCGGCGTACCTGGAAGAGGTCTTGGGGCTCGGTGCCACGGTTCCCGCCTCGGTGGCGACGCGTGACAAGCGGCTGATGAAGCAGGTGCTCGCGGAGGCCGGCGTGCCCACCGCCTCCTTCACCTCGCTGCCCGATCCTTCCGACGACGCCGCGGTGGTATTGATGGCCGGTCGTCTGGACTACCCGGTCGTGGTGAAGCCGGCGGCCGGTTTCGGGACGATGAGCACGTACTTCGCCCAGGACGCGGAGGGGTTCCTCGAGGTCTGCCGCTCGTTCCGCTACGAACCGGCGCTGTCCTCCAGGCAGCTCACGGTCGAGTCCTTCATCGACGGTGAAGAACTCCATGTGGACGCCTACTGGGGAAGTGGAGGACCGCACTTCCTGTTCGTCTCCCGCTACTTCGCGCCCCGTCTGGCCGTCCAACGTGGAGAGTGCGCGCAGGACGGCGGCGAGCTGCTTTCCCGCGAGGCGCACCCGGCGCTGTACGACGAGCTGGAGCTGTTCACGCGGCGCGTCGTGGACGGGCTCGGGGTCACCGGGACGATGCTCCACCTGGAGGTGTTCCGGCAGGCCGACGGCGGGATCGTGTTCTCCGAGATCGCCACCCGGACCGGTGGCGGCTGGATCCCCGGGCTCGTCGGGCAGGCGCTGGGCCGCAGCATCTGGTCGGTCGTGGCCGATCTGGTGGTCGACGGCCAGACCGCCGCGCCCCGGCCGGTCGCCCCCTGCCTCGGCGTTGTCCACTTGCGACCGGACGCGCCCGGCCGCATCGTGGAGATCCCCACCGCGGAAGAAGTCCTCTCCGTGCCCGGGGTGTTCGAGGCGCACGTACTGCAGAAGCGCTCGGACGTGCTGTGGATGCAGCACCCCTCGGAGTGGGTGGTGTTCGCCTTCATCGGCGCCGAGACCGCGGACGAGCTGGCTGCCCTCGGCAAGGAGATCCCCGCGCTGTTCCCGATCCGCACCGTTCCCGTGGCGCCGGAAGAGCCGGGCCCGACCGGATGA
- a CDS encoding ATP-grasp domain-containing protein, translating to MTGVPGPVALLLSAKLAGGVVMLSAALRRRGWRAVLVSELADDPNAAACDGHVVVAWDSADKTVAAAVERAGVRPAAVVNMVESLSARRAALLGHFGLADPSPGLVSLLDKAAVRSAADAAGVFPVWWTAGSLRVLAETGPGRYPVVLKPATESGASRDVHLLRSAEEWERTVAGLLAGHAEDLFVVEEFLDGEEFSIDGYVIAGRFEPVFVADKPDHDTVRLRDRGLRMSPPLRIPAETVAGFVADLQVLVSGLGLDSAWLHVEGRLGAGGRAGLIEVNPRPGGGLYPSAIRHRTGVDPIELSLSLALGTALPVAASGHDDALAIVPLDAEALGVVDCRTTAAELRRLPGVVDAYVIDGYRVSTLDKENFFAAVMVTGRDERQLRERASGALAIMDYRVSRGPFSPDLPGNPARPPR from the coding sequence ATGACCGGGGTTCCCGGGCCCGTCGCGCTGCTGCTCTCCGCCAAGCTCGCCGGTGGGGTGGTCATGCTCAGCGCGGCGTTGCGACGGCGTGGATGGCGGGCCGTGCTGGTGTCGGAGCTGGCGGACGACCCGAATGCCGCAGCGTGCGACGGCCACGTCGTGGTGGCGTGGGACAGCGCGGATAAAACCGTCGCCGCGGCGGTGGAACGCGCCGGCGTACGCCCCGCCGCGGTCGTGAACATGGTCGAATCCCTCAGCGCCCGCCGCGCCGCACTCCTGGGTCACTTCGGCCTGGCGGATCCGAGCCCCGGCCTCGTTTCGCTGCTGGACAAAGCCGCGGTCCGGAGCGCCGCCGACGCGGCCGGAGTCTTTCCGGTGTGGTGGACGGCGGGCTCGCTCCGGGTGCTCGCGGAGACCGGGCCGGGCCGGTACCCGGTGGTGCTCAAACCGGCCACGGAGAGCGGGGCCTCCCGCGATGTGCACCTCCTGCGTTCCGCGGAGGAGTGGGAGCGCACCGTGGCCGGTCTACTGGCGGGGCACGCCGAGGACCTCTTCGTCGTCGAGGAGTTCCTGGACGGCGAAGAGTTCTCGATCGACGGTTACGTCATCGCGGGGAGATTCGAGCCCGTGTTCGTGGCCGACAAACCCGACCACGACACGGTGCGGCTGCGTGATCGGGGCCTGCGGATGTCGCCCCCGCTGCGGATCCCGGCCGAGACCGTAGCCGGCTTCGTGGCGGATCTGCAGGTCCTGGTGAGCGGGCTGGGGCTCGACTCGGCGTGGCTGCACGTCGAGGGCCGGCTCGGTGCCGGCGGTCGGGCCGGACTGATCGAGGTCAATCCCCGGCCGGGCGGTGGCCTGTACCCCTCGGCCATCCGCCACCGGACGGGGGTGGACCCGATCGAGCTCTCGCTCAGCCTGGCCCTCGGCACTGCGCTTCCCGTTGCGGCCTCCGGACACGACGACGCGCTGGCGATCGTCCCACTGGACGCGGAGGCGCTCGGGGTGGTCGATTGCCGTACCACCGCCGCCGAGTTGAGGCGCCTTCCCGGCGTCGTCGACGCCTACGTGATCGACGGCTACCGGGTGTCCACCCTGGACAAGGAGAATTTCTTCGCCGCCGTGATGGTGACCGGCCGCGACGAGCGGCAGCTGCGCGAACGGGCTTCCGGGGCACTGGCGATCATGGACTACCGGGTGTCCCGTGGCCCGTTTTCGCCGGATTTGCCGGGAAACCCGGCTCGGCCGCCGCGGTGA
- a CDS encoding ATP-grasp domain-containing protein → MILGTGGPGPGLLAASLTALARVTWLYDARDLRDPARELAVMRSAGRAVEVRPGGHLAAAAAVHGVDRFDGVLTFAESSLRIGAVISEELVLKSNSAATVEHLTNKHLQRLALAEAGLPGPRFQPVHSAEGIDQALRRVGLPAVLKPIRGAGGALTTLISSAEEIRSAWAVASSVLGGLDGEQGAHRLLADTATPHMLLEELLVGRGWHEDTRYGDCVSVDSLTADGMTEHLAVSDRLPLTSGVRENGQIYPSVLPGELLAEITAMAEVGLRVLGVTDGMTQTKIKLTEAGPRIIEINGRPASGLWTTVREASGYDVIAEAAKVALRLETGARPEFAGYTAMLTPCLDAGLADRHVEVTLDGVFEQRPGVHGVRALHSGTVDLSLDSGHALAAWVSGPTPESIHDHVSALRQAIRISM, encoded by the coding sequence GTGATCCTGGGGACCGGCGGTCCCGGGCCGGGGCTGTTGGCCGCCAGCCTGACCGCGCTCGCCCGGGTCACCTGGCTGTACGACGCGCGCGACCTGCGTGATCCGGCGCGGGAGCTGGCGGTCATGCGCTCGGCCGGCCGGGCGGTCGAGGTCCGGCCTGGCGGTCACCTCGCGGCGGCCGCCGCGGTGCACGGCGTCGATCGTTTCGACGGCGTGCTGACCTTCGCGGAGAGCTCACTGAGGATCGGCGCGGTGATCAGCGAGGAGCTCGTGCTGAAGTCCAACTCGGCGGCCACGGTGGAGCATCTGACCAACAAGCACCTGCAGCGGCTCGCGCTGGCGGAAGCGGGGCTGCCCGGGCCCCGGTTCCAGCCGGTCCACTCGGCCGAGGGGATCGACCAGGCGCTGCGGCGGGTCGGGCTCCCCGCGGTGCTCAAGCCGATCCGCGGTGCGGGCGGGGCGCTGACCACGCTGATCTCCTCGGCCGAGGAGATCAGGTCCGCGTGGGCGGTCGCCTCGTCCGTCCTCGGCGGACTGGACGGCGAGCAGGGCGCGCACCGGCTGCTGGCCGACACGGCGACCCCGCACATGCTGCTCGAAGAGCTGCTGGTCGGGCGGGGATGGCACGAGGACACTCGCTACGGCGACTGTGTCAGCGTCGATTCGCTGACGGCCGACGGGATGACCGAGCACCTGGCCGTCAGCGACCGGCTGCCGCTGACGTCGGGGGTGCGGGAGAACGGGCAGATCTACCCGTCGGTGCTCCCCGGCGAGCTGCTGGCCGAGATCACCGCGATGGCGGAGGTCGGCCTGCGGGTGCTCGGGGTGACCGACGGGATGACCCAGACCAAGATCAAGCTGACCGAGGCCGGACCGCGGATCATCGAGATCAACGGCCGGCCCGCCAGCGGGCTCTGGACCACGGTGCGCGAGGCCTCCGGCTACGACGTGATCGCGGAGGCGGCCAAGGTTGCCCTACGGCTGGAAACGGGCGCCAGACCGGAATTCGCCGGTTACACGGCGATGCTGACGCCCTGCCTCGACGCCGGACTGGCCGACCGGCACGTCGAGGTCACCCTCGACGGGGTATTCGAACAACGGCCGGGAGTGCACGGCGTCCGGGCGCTGCATTCCGGGACTGTGGACCTCTCGCTGGACAGCGGCCACGCACTGGCGGCCTGGGTCAGCGGGCCGACCCCGGAGAGCATTCACGACCATGTGTCCGCACTGCGGCAGGCGATCCGGATTTCGATGTGA
- a CDS encoding amino acid--tRNA ligase-related protein — protein MTTLTNSPATRSRVDSRRRYLAILDDPMYTCLVGLQDLVSYETARFWRERQVRALHLPVTTGSISSPMGLGSDSLPVQVDLFGVPTYLADSMQFMLEYGCRLAPDGCYYLMPSFRGEKADSTHLSQFFHSEAEIPGELDDVITVADAYVRYLAAAVLEHLTDEVAGVAGGVAHLEAFLASATARMTFDEAVAALEGQAGCFEVHDQWRTITRRGEEKLIEQYGPGVWLSHYDRLSVPFYQAVDETGAKALNADLLLGPGEVIGCGERHTTADDVRAALHGHGVAEHDYQWYVDLKARRPLPTSGFGMGVERFLMWVLRRSDIRELQLVERYNGEVTVP, from the coding sequence ATGACCACGCTCACCAATTCCCCGGCTACGCGTTCCCGGGTAGATTCCCGCCGGCGCTACCTGGCCATTCTGGACGACCCGATGTACACCTGCCTGGTCGGTCTGCAGGACCTGGTCAGCTACGAAACCGCCCGGTTCTGGCGGGAACGGCAGGTCCGCGCACTCCACCTGCCCGTGACCACCGGCTCGATCTCGTCTCCGATGGGTCTGGGCAGCGATTCGCTCCCCGTGCAGGTCGACCTGTTCGGCGTGCCGACCTATCTCGCCGATTCCATGCAGTTCATGCTCGAATACGGTTGCCGGCTCGCGCCGGACGGCTGTTACTACCTGATGCCGAGTTTCCGCGGAGAAAAGGCGGACAGCACGCATCTCAGCCAGTTCTTCCACAGTGAAGCCGAGATCCCGGGTGAGCTGGACGACGTCATCACCGTGGCCGACGCCTACGTCCGGTACCTGGCGGCCGCGGTGCTGGAGCACCTCACCGACGAGGTGGCCGGAGTCGCCGGGGGAGTGGCCCACCTCGAAGCGTTCCTGGCCTCGGCCACCGCCCGGATGACCTTCGACGAAGCGGTGGCGGCGCTCGAGGGCCAGGCCGGTTGCTTCGAGGTGCACGACCAGTGGCGGACGATCACACGACGGGGCGAGGAGAAGCTCATCGAGCAGTACGGCCCCGGCGTGTGGCTGAGTCACTACGACCGGCTCTCGGTGCCGTTCTACCAGGCCGTCGACGAAACGGGCGCCAAGGCTCTCAACGCCGACCTCTTGCTCGGGCCCGGTGAAGTGATCGGCTGCGGTGAGAGGCACACCACGGCGGACGACGTGCGCGCGGCCCTGCACGGACACGGCGTCGCCGAGCACGACTACCAGTGGTACGTGGACCTGAAAGCCCGCCGTCCCCTGCCCACCAGCGGGTTCGGGATGGGCGTCGAACGCTTCCTGATGTGGGTGCTCCGGCGGTCCGACATCCGCGAGCTACAGCTGGTGGAACGTTACAACGGCGAGGTCACCGTGCCCTGA